GACGACCCATATAGCTGCCGGGCAGCACGCTTACGTTGGCATGGCGCAGCAGTTCCCGGGAGAAGCCCTCATCGTCGCCGCCGGGCACCGCCGGCCACAGGTAGAAGCTCGCGACGGGGACAGGAAACTCCATCACCGGACCGAGGATCTCGGTCACCGTGGCGAACTTCTCGCGATAGGCGTCGCGGTTGGCGCGTACATGGGCCTCGTCGTTCCAGGCGGCAACCGAGGCGTGCTGCACCGGCAGGGCCATGGCGCAGCCGTGATAGGTGCGGTAGCGCCGGAAGGGGGCGATCAGCGCGGCGTCGCCGGCCACGAAGCCCGAGCGCAGCCCCGGCAGGTTGGAGCGCTTGGAGAGCGAATGGAAGACCAGGCAGCGGCGGTAATCGTGGCGGCCCAGGCGTGCGCAGGCCTCGAGCAGCCCCGGCGGCGGGGCGGCCTCGTCGAGGTAGAGCTCCGAGTAGCATTCGTCCGAGGCGATGATGAAGTCATGCTCGTCGGCGAGCTCGAGCAGCCGCGTGAACTCCGCGAAGGGCGTCACCGCACCGGTGGGGTTGCCCGGCGAGCACAGGAAGACGATCTGCACCTGGCGCCAGGTGTCGGCGGACACGGCGTCGAGGTCGGGGCGAAAGCCGTTTTCGGCGCGGCAGTCGAGATAGAGCGGCTCGCCGCCGGCGAGCAGGGTCGCCCCTTCGTAGATCTGGTAGAAGGGGTTGGGCATGGCCACCCTGGCCGGGCGCGTGCGGTCCAGTGCCGCCTGGACGAAGGCGAAGATCGCCTCGCGGGTGCCGTTGACCGGCAGCACCTGGGTCTCGGGGTCGAGGCCCGTGAGGCCGAAGCGCCGCGTGGCCCAGCCGGCGATCGCCTCGCGCAGCACCGGGAGCCCGGCGGTGGCCGGGTAGCGGGCGAAGTCGGCCTGGTGGGCGTGCAGCGCCTCGAGGGCCGCGGCGAAGGGGGCGTGCTGGGGCTCGCCGATGGTCAGCGGGATGTGCGTGAGCCCCGCGGGGGGCGTCACGTCGGCCCTGAGGGCGGCGAGCCGCTCGAAGGGGTAGGGCTTGAGGGCGTCGAGATCGGGGTTCATGGGC
The Halomonas sp. H10-9-1 DNA segment above includes these coding regions:
- the dapC gene encoding succinyldiaminopimelate transaminase; its protein translation is MNPDLDALKPYPFERLAALRADVTPPAGLTHIPLTIGEPQHAPFAAALEALHAHQADFARYPATAGLPVLREAIAGWATRRFGLTGLDPETQVLPVNGTREAIFAFVQAALDRTRPARVAMPNPFYQIYEGATLLAGGEPLYLDCRAENGFRPDLDAVSADTWRQVQIVFLCSPGNPTGAVTPFAEFTRLLELADEHDFIIASDECYSELYLDEAAPPPGLLEACARLGRHDYRRCLVFHSLSKRSNLPGLRSGFVAGDAALIAPFRRYRTYHGCAMALPVQHASVAAWNDEAHVRANRDAYREKFATVTEILGPVMEFPVPVASFYLWPAVPGGDDEGFSRELLRHANVSVLPGSYMGRPATDDRMGRPASDDRVGRPATDDGTGRDGSRATNPGRGRVRLALVAEAQATAEAARRIRDFIERRL